A part of Pectinatus sottacetonis genomic DNA contains:
- a CDS encoding helix-turn-helix domain-containing protein has translation MEKAFKFRIYPNKTQELLLQKTFGCVRYVFNHYLDMRIKAYNNDKTTLTYTKCSSNLTQLKKENTWLKEPDKCSLQNALKDLDTAYQNFFKHKKVGFPKFKTKKNRHKSYKTNFTNSNIEFLGTKIKLPKLGGEV, from the coding sequence ATGGAAAAAGCCTTCAAATTTAGGATATACCCCAACAAAACACAGGAACTACTGCTGCAAAAAACATTTGGCTGCGTAAGATATGTTTTTAATCACTATCTCGACATGCGAATCAAAGCATACAACAATGATAAAACCACACTTACCTATACCAAATGTTCCAGTAATTTAACGCAGTTGAAAAAAGAAAACACCTGGTTAAAAGAACCAGATAAATGTTCCTTACAAAACGCGTTAAAAGACCTCGATACAGCTTACCAGAACTTCTTTAAACATAAAAAAGTTGGCTTTCCTAAATTCAAGACCAAAAAAAACAGGCATAAATCCTACAAAACAAACTTTACCAATAGCAACATTGAATTTCTGGGAACAAAAATAAAACTTCCCAAACTAGGTGGGGAAGTATAA
- a CDS encoding RNA-guided endonuclease TnpB family protein, with translation MARLQARIANQRKDMLHKLSHKLIENYDVICLEDLQINNMLKNHKLARSIIDASWSEFIRQIKYKAQWYSKEIVQIDKFYPSSQLCHNCGYQNKEIKDLTIRKWECPNCKAQHDRDINAAINIRNEGLRILNITA, from the coding sequence GTGGCAAGGCTGCAGGCACGTATTGCAAATCAGCGAAAAGATATGCTGCATAAACTATCTCATAAACTTATAGAAAACTACGATGTTATCTGCTTAGAAGACTTACAAATAAATAACATGCTGAAAAACCACAAACTTGCCCGAAGTATTATAGATGCCAGCTGGTCAGAATTTATCCGCCAGATAAAATATAAAGCTCAGTGGTATAGCAAAGAAATAGTACAAATAGACAAATTCTATCCATCAAGCCAGCTGTGCCATAATTGTGGTTACCAGAACAAAGAAATAAAAGACCTTACTATAAGGAAATGGGAATGTCCTAACTGTAAAGCCCAGCATGACAGAGATATAAATGCCGCCATAAACATTCGCAATGAAGGACTAAGAATATTAAACATAACAGCATAA